The uncultured Carboxylicivirga sp. genomic interval AGCAAGGTTGGATAGGTCAGGAATATCGCGAGAAAGTACTGATTGACAAAGTAACTACCAGAACCATTACAGAATCGATAACTGCCAACGGTAAAATAAAACCTGAAGTTGAAGTGAAGATCAGTTCCGATGTTTCGGGCGAGATACTGGAACTATTAATTAAAGAAGGAGAAGAAGTAAAGCAAGGTCAGATATTGGCACGTATCCAGCCCGATATATATGAGCGTAACCTCGAAAAAATGCAGGCAGCCCTAAAATCAGCCGAAGCTAATTTAGCACAATCAAAGGCTCAGCTCGTTCAAAAAGAATTGAATTACAATCGAAACAAAAAGCTTTGGGATGAAAAAACCATCTCCGAATCGGAATACGAACAAGTTTTATCGGAATACAATGTAGCCAAAGCCAATGTTGAATCGGCTCTTGCCAGCGTAATAAACTCAAAAGCCGGCTTAAACGAAGCTCAGGATAACCTCAATAAAACAACCATTTATGCTCCTATGGATGGTACAATCTCGCGATTGAATGTTGAAAAAGGAGAAAGGGTTGTTGGAACAGCTCAATTCGAAGGTACCGAAATGATGACCCTGGCCAACCTTAACCAAATGGAAGTTTTGGTTGATGTAAATGAAAATGATATTATAAGAGTAAGCCTAAGAGATACCTGCCTTATTGAAGTGGATGCTTATTTAAAGAAAAAGTTCAAAGGCATTGTTACACAAATTGCGAACTCGGCCAAAGTAGAAGGTACCAGTGCCGACCAAATTACAAACTTCGAAGTAAGAGTTTTAATCTTACCCGAATCGTACCAGGAAATGATTGACGAAACCAAGCACAACAAATATCCATTTCGTCCGGGTATGTCAGCTACTGTCGATATTCAAACAAACACAAAAAACAATATTCTAACCGTTCCTATTATTGCCGTAACTACACGTAACGATACCATTCAAAACGATTCTACAGCGATGGCAAAAACAGATTTAGACAGCAAAGTAGAAGTGGTTTTTGTTGCCGAAAAAGGAGCAGCGATTCAACGCACTGTTGAAACAGGGATCCAAAATTCAAAATACATCGAAATAATTACAGGTCTTACCCAAAACGAAGAAGTAGTCAGTGGCCCTTATTCTGCCATATCCCGAAAACTAAAAGACGGCGATTTAATAGAGGTGGTTGATAAATTGAACTCTGGTAAAAAGGATTAGTAATTCTCTTTTTACTATTTTTGCGCCACCATTACAGAAAATGTTGTTTTCTCTGATGGATAAAATATTTTGAGTATGGCAAAGATATTAAGCATTGAAACATCAACAGGCGTTTGCTCTGTTGCCTATAGTGTAGACGGAAAAGTAGTTGATTCGAAAGAACTTTTTGAAGCCAACTCACACGCAGCTCATTTAACGGTATTAATCGATCAACTTCTATCAGAAAATAACTTAACAGCATCAACCGATTTGGATGCAGTAGCAGTTAGTAGTGGTCCGGGTTCATATACAGGTTTACGCATTGGAGTTTCAACAGCCAAAGGCATTTGTTTTGCAGCTGATCTTCCATTAATAGCCATCGACTCACTTCATATCATGTCTTATCCGGTCATCAATAAAGAATGGAAAAAACGATCCACCCCTTATTTGTTTTGTCCCCTAATGGATGCTCGTCGTATGGAGGTATACACTGCATTATTCGATTCTGAGATGAATTTAAAAGAAAAAATCTCAGCTAAAATTATTGATGAAGATACTTTTGCCCCCCTCCTTACAAATAATACGGTAGTTTTTTATGGCAACGGAGCCAAAAAATGCAAAGAAGTAATCAACCATTCCAATGCAATTTTTATTGATGATGCACACCCGCTAGCAAAAAATCTGGCACCTATGGCTGAAGAACATTTCAACCAAAACAAATTTGAGGATGTTGCTTATTTCGAACCTTTTTACCTAAAAGATTTTGTTGCAACAACTCCTAAAAAAAAGGTACTCTAATCTTAACCAATAAGTGACTTCGCTCGTTTAATTGTCATAAGGAAACAATACCAACCTTTAGACAATTATTATGAAACGCAGTTTTATATTCCTTTCATTCCTATTTCTGTTATTTAGCATACGTGCTGAAGAACCAGAAAAGAACGATACCATATTTATTCCTCCATATCCACTTACATCGCACCAATCTTATAAAAGTGGCGAAGTTTTAACTTACACTTTAAATTATGGATTTGTAACAGGTGGAAAAGCCTACCTTTCGGTTAATGATTCAGTCATTAACAATACAAAAACAATGCATGTGGTTGCCAAAGGAGAAACAGTAGGTGTTACCGATGTATTATACAAAATACGCGATCAGTACGAGAGTTTTATCGACGTAAAAACCCAGTTACCGGTAAAAGCCATTAGAAGCATACGAGAAGGTAGATATAGATATTACAACGAAGTTGAATACAACCGTGATTCATCACAAGTCATCAGCCAAAAATCAGGTACACATGATGTACAAGAAGGAATCTTAGATATTCTTTCTGCATTTTATTTTGCTCGAAATAACAAGTTCAACAATAACCTAACCAAAGGCGAAGTAATTGAATTTATGACTTATTTCTCGGATGAGAATTTTCCGCTACGCATACGTTACCAAGGAGTAGAAACCATTAAAACCAAAATGGGTAAAGTTGAGTGTTACAAATTTTCGCCGGTAACCGAAGTGGGGCGAGCTTTTAAAACCGAAGATGATATGCATGTTTGGATTTCGAAAGATAAAAACAGAATACCCATTCGCGTACGTTTTGATTTAGCTGTAGGATCATTTACTTGCGATCTGGTCCATTATAATGGCATAAAATATCCATTTACCAGTAAGCATTAATAAAAAATCAGCACGGCATCCTTCTAAAACAAGGCTTATCAGAGGCTTTTAAACCTCATCACAAACGAAATATTAATATATTATGCTGATTTATTAAGCATTTACACTATTTTTGCAGCGTTTTTGAATACATAATAGAATCAACAGAATTTAAATATTATGGCAACTACGGCTGATTTTAGAAATGGAATGTGTATTGAATACAATGGCCAATTGTTTTTCATTATTCAATTCCAACACGTAAAACCTGGTAAAGGAGCTGCTTTTGTAAGAACAAAACTTAAGAACGTTTCAACCGGTAAAGTAATTGAAAATACCTTCAACGCAGGTGTAAAAGTGAATGAAGCACGTGTTGAACGTCGCCCGCATCAATTCTTATATAACGATGATATGGGATATCACTTTATGAATGCCGAAACTTTTGATCAGGTACCTATCGAAAAAGATTTGATTGACAACCCTGATTTATTAAGCGAAGGGTTAGAAGTTGAAGTTGTTTATCATGCAGATACAGAAACTCCATTGATGGTAAATCTTCCAAACAATGTTTCGTACGAAGTTACTTATACTGAACCAGGTGTAAGAGGTGATACTTCATCAACCAACTCATTAAAACCAGCAACTGTAAGTACTGGAGCTCAAATTATGGTTCCTTTATTCATCAATGTTGGAGATAAAATTAAAATTGACACTCGAGATAACTCATATGTTGAACGAGTTAAAGAATAATTTTAGTTTTAACTAAAAAAGCCCTTTCAGTAAAATCCCTATTTTAACAAAAATTCGATTTTATTTGAAAGGGTTTTTTAGTTTTCGTAACTTCTTTCTTATTATTGAGGTGAAGTTTTTATATATTAGATATTTCTTCCAAAAAACATGGTAACGCAATTAAAAAAGAAAAGGCTCAAATTGTACAAGGATAGACTTAATATTATCCTTGACATAGCTCAGACCATCAATGAAGATCATAGTATTGATGATCTGTTATCTGAGTTTGAAATTTTATTGCGCGAAGAATTAGAAGTTGGAAAAGTTCTTGTTTATACACTCACCAATAATGTATGGCACAACCTATTAACATCGGGTGTTACCAAAGAAGAAGCAGACCGAATTAATGTTGAGGAGGATTTATTGTGCTATAAAACTATTGAAAGCATTACCATTTCGCATCCTCCTAAATTAAAAGGATTTGATGCTGTTATTCCACTTTTCCATCGATTTGCCCCCATTGGATATGTATTAATTGGTGATATTGAGGAAGAGCAACAAGGAATTAGTCCTACCATAAAGCATCTAAAACTGATTCAGATTATTGCCAACTTAATCATTGTATTTGTTGAAAACAAGCGCATGCAAAATGCTTTGCTTGAGCAAGAAGTACTAAAAAAAGAGATGGAGTTGGCATCGAAAATTCAGAATCAGTTAGTTCCCAGCGAATATC includes:
- the tsaB gene encoding tRNA (adenosine(37)-N6)-threonylcarbamoyltransferase complex dimerization subunit type 1 TsaB, whose protein sequence is MAKILSIETSTGVCSVAYSVDGKVVDSKELFEANSHAAHLTVLIDQLLSENNLTASTDLDAVAVSSGPGSYTGLRIGVSTAKGICFAADLPLIAIDSLHIMSYPVINKEWKKRSTPYLFCPLMDARRMEVYTALFDSEMNLKEKISAKIIDEDTFAPLLTNNTVVFYGNGAKKCKEVINHSNAIFIDDAHPLAKNLAPMAEEHFNQNKFEDVAYFEPFYLKDFVATTPKKKVL
- the efp gene encoding elongation factor P — its product is MATTADFRNGMCIEYNGQLFFIIQFQHVKPGKGAAFVRTKLKNVSTGKVIENTFNAGVKVNEARVERRPHQFLYNDDMGYHFMNAETFDQVPIEKDLIDNPDLLSEGLEVEVVYHADTETPLMVNLPNNVSYEVTYTEPGVRGDTSSTNSLKPATVSTGAQIMVPLFINVGDKIKIDTRDNSYVERVKE
- a CDS encoding efflux RND transporter periplasmic adaptor subunit, whose protein sequence is MKKPVLYALIALVVIIIVLIIGKKQGWIGQEYREKVLIDKVTTRTITESITANGKIKPEVEVKISSDVSGEILELLIKEGEEVKQGQILARIQPDIYERNLEKMQAALKSAEANLAQSKAQLVQKELNYNRNKKLWDEKTISESEYEQVLSEYNVAKANVESALASVINSKAGLNEAQDNLNKTTIYAPMDGTISRLNVEKGERVVGTAQFEGTEMMTLANLNQMEVLVDVNENDIIRVSLRDTCLIEVDAYLKKKFKGIVTQIANSAKVEGTSADQITNFEVRVLILPESYQEMIDETKHNKYPFRPGMSATVDIQTNTKNNILTVPIIAVTTRNDTIQNDSTAMAKTDLDSKVEVVFVAEKGAAIQRTVETGIQNSKYIEIITGLTQNEEVVSGPYSAISRKLKDGDLIEVVDKLNSGKKD
- a CDS encoding DUF3108 domain-containing protein, translating into MKRSFIFLSFLFLLFSIRAEEPEKNDTIFIPPYPLTSHQSYKSGEVLTYTLNYGFVTGGKAYLSVNDSVINNTKTMHVVAKGETVGVTDVLYKIRDQYESFIDVKTQLPVKAIRSIREGRYRYYNEVEYNRDSSQVISQKSGTHDVQEGILDILSAFYFARNNKFNNNLTKGEVIEFMTYFSDENFPLRIRYQGVETIKTKMGKVECYKFSPVTEVGRAFKTEDDMHVWISKDKNRIPIRVRFDLAVGSFTCDLVHYNGIKYPFTSKH